Part of the Eikenella corrodens genome is shown below.
AGCCGCATCACATCAATGCAAACAAGCCATCCACGCTCCATGCCGCGATCCAACAATGAAGGCTACCTGAAACCTCACCATCATGTTTTTCAGGTAGCCTCTCCCAGCATGGCGGAGTATACTGCGCCGCATTTTATTAATAGGGCAAACCCGCCATGAAAATTATCCATACCATTCAAGAACTGCGCGACTGGCGCCGCGAAGCCGGCAGCGTGGCATTCGTGCCCACCATGGGCAACCTGCACGAAGGGCATCTGGCCTTGGTACGCGAAGCGGCCAAACGGGCAGACAAGGTGGTGGTGAGCATTTTTGTCAACCCCCTGCAATTCGGCCAGGGCGAGGATTTCGACCGCTACCCGCGCACGCTGGAGCAGGATGCCGCCAAACTGGCCGGCGAAGGCGTGGCCGTACTCTTCGCGCCGAACGAGCAAGAGCTGTATCCGAACGTGGCCCAGCAATACAACGTCGAGCCGCCCCATCTGCAAAACGAACTGTGCGGCGCGTTCCGCCCGGGGCATTTCCGCGGCGTGGCCACCGTGGTGGCCAAACTGTTCAACATTGTTGAACCAGACTACGCCTGCTTCGGCAAAAAAGACTACCAACAGCTGGTTATCCTGCAAGGCATGGCTGCCGATTTGAATTTCCGGGTGGAAATCGTGCCGGTAGACATCGGCCGCGCCGCCGACGGCCTGGCGCTCTCCAGCCGCAACCAATACCTGAGCGAAGCCGAGCGCAAACAAGCCCCGCAGCTCTACCGCGAATTGCAGGCCATTGCCCACGCGGTGGAAAATGGCAACCGCGACTACGCCGCGCTGGAACAACAGGCGGCAGCAAACCTGAAACAGGCCGGCTGGCAGGTGGACTATGTGGAAATCCGCCACGCAGGCAACCTTCAGGTAGCCCATGTTGGCGACAGCGAACTGGTGGTGTTGGCCGCCGCTCGTTTGGGCAATACGCGCCTCATCGACAATATCGAAATCCGCCTCTAATCTTTCATCCCGCCGCCCGCAATATGCGGGCGGAGATTTTTGTATAGCGAATTAAAACCAGACTAGGGCAAGGCGGTAAACTGCAGACAGTATGAGCAATACGGCAAGGCGAGCCAAGGCGGCAGCATTCCGATTTTAATCCACTGTAACCCCTTAGATTTAAACACCAATCAAAGCACCAACATCACAGAACGTGTAAACATATCATACAGATAGGCAGGCCAGCGGGAAGCCCGTCACACAACAATGCGCCGAGGCCGAGGATTTTGCCCAGGCCTGCCAGGTTTGATTTCAGCGGGAAACACGTTAAAATACCAGCCTTTGCGCCAAATTCGGGAGCCGCTGTTTATGTTTTTAGTTTTTCTGCTGATTTTGTTGTTGGCCGGCATCGCCGTGCTCTTGTGGTGGCGCGCACGCGAAGAGCGCGAATGGCTGCTGGAGCTCACTTATCTCAACCGGCACCAAAACAACAAGCAACCCACTGATACCGAAGCGGAAAACACCCCGCAGCAGCAACCTGCCCGCCCTAATGTGCTGCCGCAGCGCGCGCAAACCCAAGTGAAGCTGCACTATCAAAAAGTGCAAGACGAATTACAGCGCAAAATCGAACTGCTTGCCGGCGGTGTGAAGAA
Proteins encoded:
- the panC gene encoding pantoate--beta-alanine ligase, which produces MKIIHTIQELRDWRREAGSVAFVPTMGNLHEGHLALVREAAKRADKVVVSIFVNPLQFGQGEDFDRYPRTLEQDAAKLAGEGVAVLFAPNEQELYPNVAQQYNVEPPHLQNELCGAFRPGHFRGVATVVAKLFNIVEPDYACFGKKDYQQLVILQGMAADLNFRVEIVPVDIGRAADGLALSSRNQYLSEAERKQAPQLYRELQAIAHAVENGNRDYAALEQQAAANLKQAGWQVDYVEIRHAGNLQVAHVGDSELVVLAAARLGNTRLIDNIEIRL